A stretch of the Mesorhizobium huakuii genome encodes the following:
- a CDS encoding ATP-binding protein, producing MLLERQTQLEQLGGFLSEAARGCGHVAALSGEAGAGKSALVEAFVGSVADGARIFRSACEDLSIPDPLGPLYDLAREAQWAMPQAVAARRGERLPLFSDALDVFETRTRLTLLVIEDLHWADDATLDFVRFLGRRIANTHILLLLTARTDRSEGQMRVRRALGEIPAGNVARIDVPLLSEAAVLSLAAGAGRDGDAIYRATAGNAFFVTELLSAENETALPASVRDAVLARAERLSAGARAMLDAVSVFPRRADAWALTGLCGVASAGQLAECVANGLLDDLGDAYAFRHEIARRAIETMLTTSHRREFNQRALSALLERGDIATARLVHHAVEAHNLETVRELAPVAAREASRVGAHRDAVGYYEVALRQADNLPEEERAGLYEHYAFECHLIGRIDEAIKAQEQARALHQALGNVLKEGDSLRCLSRFAYLMGDRQAADTFGAEAVALLESAPAGPELAMAYSNLSQLAMLAERLDETLSLGARAIELAEAANRPDIVCHALNNVGAAEQWLDQDSGRLHLARSLEIALAQNFQEHAARAFTNCACSGMNQLEYSEAQSFLDRGIDYCVENDLATWRDYMRGVRAQLLLRHGRWDEAGAEALEVITGTHAAALVRYPALVALSRLRVRRGDPSAEPLLAETKQFLEKGAELQRLLAYAAVIAEQAWLGEADKDEALRLIGLAESLSPTRAVFAELAGWRQMLAPDIDPGDTTGMAAPYRMLLAGDWQGAADAWADLNAPYERALALTQGDEAAQRAALDILEALGARPVASHVRDIMRQNGVIHIARGPRRTTRANSAGLTQRQMEVLQLIERGLSNKRIAEHLAISPKTVDHHVSAVLGKLDAVSRGEASAAARASGLI from the coding sequence ATGCTTCTGGAACGGCAGACACAGCTGGAGCAGTTGGGCGGATTTCTCTCGGAGGCTGCGCGAGGCTGCGGCCATGTCGCGGCGCTGTCTGGCGAGGCGGGCGCCGGCAAATCGGCGCTTGTCGAGGCGTTCGTCGGCTCAGTTGCCGATGGCGCGCGCATCTTCCGCAGCGCCTGCGAGGACCTGTCGATTCCCGATCCGCTCGGGCCGCTCTACGATCTCGCCCGCGAGGCGCAATGGGCGATGCCGCAGGCGGTCGCCGCGCGCCGGGGAGAACGGCTGCCGCTGTTTTCCGATGCGCTCGACGTCTTCGAGACAAGGACCCGGCTGACTCTGCTGGTCATCGAGGACCTGCACTGGGCCGATGACGCGACGCTCGACTTCGTCCGCTTTCTCGGCCGGCGCATCGCCAACACCCACATCCTCCTGCTCCTGACGGCGCGCACCGATCGCAGCGAAGGCCAGATGCGCGTGCGCCGGGCGCTGGGTGAAATCCCGGCCGGCAATGTCGCGCGCATCGACGTGCCGCTGCTCAGCGAAGCGGCGGTGCTGTCGCTTGCCGCCGGCGCCGGCCGCGATGGCGATGCCATCTACCGGGCGACCGCCGGCAACGCCTTTTTCGTCACCGAACTGTTGAGCGCCGAAAACGAAACGGCGCTGCCGGCCAGCGTGCGCGATGCGGTGCTGGCGCGCGCCGAACGCCTGTCGGCCGGCGCCCGCGCGATGCTCGACGCCGTCTCGGTGTTTCCCAGGCGCGCCGACGCCTGGGCCTTGACCGGCCTGTGCGGCGTGGCCAGCGCCGGCCAGCTGGCCGAATGCGTCGCCAATGGACTGCTCGACGACCTCGGCGATGCCTACGCCTTCCGCCACGAGATCGCCCGCCGGGCCATCGAGACGATGCTGACGACCAGCCACAGGCGGGAATTCAACCAGCGCGCGCTGTCGGCGCTGCTCGAAAGGGGCGACATCGCCACCGCTCGGCTGGTCCATCACGCGGTGGAGGCGCACAATCTGGAGACGGTGCGCGAGCTGGCACCGGTCGCCGCCCGCGAGGCCTCCCGCGTCGGCGCCCATCGCGACGCCGTCGGCTACTACGAGGTCGCCCTGCGCCAGGCCGATAATTTGCCGGAAGAAGAGCGTGCCGGGCTTTACGAGCACTATGCCTTCGAGTGCCATCTGATCGGCCGCATCGACGAGGCGATCAAGGCGCAGGAGCAGGCGCGCGCGCTGCATCAGGCCCTGGGCAATGTGCTGAAGGAGGGCGACAGCCTTCGCTGCCTGTCGCGTTTTGCCTATCTGATGGGCGATCGCCAGGCCGCCGACACGTTCGGCGCAGAGGCGGTGGCGCTGCTTGAGTCCGCGCCGGCCGGGCCGGAGCTGGCCATGGCCTATTCCAATCTCTCGCAGCTGGCGATGCTGGCCGAACGGCTCGACGAGACCTTGTCGCTGGGCGCCAGGGCAATCGAGCTCGCCGAAGCGGCGAACCGGCCGGACATCGTCTGCCACGCGCTCAACAATGTCGGCGCCGCCGAGCAGTGGCTGGATCAGGACAGCGGGCGGCTGCACCTTGCCCGCAGCCTCGAAATCGCGCTGGCGCAAAACTTCCAGGAACACGCCGCGCGTGCCTTCACCAACTGCGCCTGCAGCGGCATGAACCAGCTGGAATATTCCGAGGCCCAGTCCTTCCTCGATCGCGGCATCGACTATTGCGTCGAGAATGATCTGGCGACCTGGCGCGATTATATGCGCGGCGTGCGGGCGCAATTGCTGCTGCGCCATGGCCGGTGGGACGAAGCCGGCGCCGAGGCGCTCGAAGTCATCACCGGCACGCATGCCGCCGCCCTCGTGCGCTATCCAGCCCTTGTGGCGCTGTCGCGGCTAAGGGTGCGTCGTGGCGATCCCTCCGCCGAGCCGCTGCTGGCGGAGACGAAGCAATTCCTGGAAAAGGGCGCCGAACTGCAGCGCCTGTTGGCCTACGCGGCCGTGATCGCCGAGCAGGCCTGGCTCGGGGAAGCGGACAAGGACGAGGCACTGCGGCTGATCGGCCTTGCCGAGAGCCTGTCGCCGACGCGGGCGGTCTTCGCCGAACTGGCCGGCTGGCGGCAAATGCTGGCGCCCGATATCGATCCTGGCGACACGACAGGCATGGCCGCGCCCTACCGGATGCTGCTGGCTGGTGACTGGCAGGGGGCTGCGGACGCGTGGGCGGATCTGAACGCGCCTTACGAACGCGCGCTGGCGCTCACCCAGGGCGACGAGGCCGCGCAGCGTGCGGCGCTGGACATCCTCGAGGCGCTCGGCGCCCGGCCGGTCGCAAGCCACGTGCGCGACATCATGCGGCAAAACGGCGTCATCCACATCGCCCGGGGACCGCGCCGCACCACGCGCGCCAACAGCGCCGGCCTCACCCAGCGCCAGATGGAGGTGTTGCAGCTGATCGAGCGCGGCCTGTCCAACAAGCGCATCGCCGAGCATCTCGCCATTTCACCCAAGACGGTCGATCACCACGTCTCGGCGGTGCTGGGCAAGCTCGACGCCGTCTCGCGCGGCGAGGCCTCCGCCGCCGCGCGCGCGAGCGGACTGATCTGA
- a CDS encoding cytochrome d ubiquinol oxidase subunit II: MTFDWPTALPLIFAGLMGLAILIYVILDGFDLGIGILFAAAEDSEQDTMIAAIGPFWDANETWLVLAVGLLLVAFPMAHGVILTALYIPVFVLLVGLILRGVAFDFRAKVPSGKKHRWNRIFFLGSVIASLAQGYMLGVYVLGLDVGFGGMAFGVLVAFCLAAAYAAMGAAWVIYKTEGELQKKAVRWLRTALVLTALGMAAVSLATPFASPRIFDKWFVWPEMLYLSPLPILSALLFLWLWRQTFHLPKPDDRHALMPFLTLAAIFVLGFAGLAWSFYPFVVPDKLTIWQAASATESLAIILAGTVVVLPIIIFYSFYAYRVFGGKATDLTYD; encoded by the coding sequence ATGACCTTCGACTGGCCTACCGCTCTCCCCCTCATCTTCGCCGGCCTGATGGGCCTCGCCATCCTGATCTACGTCATCCTCGACGGTTTCGACCTCGGCATCGGCATCCTGTTCGCCGCGGCCGAGGACAGCGAGCAGGATACGATGATCGCGGCGATCGGTCCGTTCTGGGATGCCAACGAGACCTGGCTGGTGCTGGCCGTCGGCCTGCTGTTGGTCGCCTTTCCGATGGCGCATGGCGTCATCCTCACCGCGCTCTACATTCCGGTCTTCGTGCTGTTGGTCGGCCTGATCCTGCGCGGCGTCGCTTTCGATTTCCGCGCCAAGGTGCCGAGCGGCAAAAAGCATCGCTGGAACCGCATTTTCTTCCTGGGTTCCGTCATCGCCTCGCTGGCGCAGGGCTATATGCTGGGCGTCTATGTGCTCGGCCTCGATGTCGGCTTCGGCGGCATGGCGTTCGGCGTGCTGGTGGCGTTCTGCCTGGCCGCGGCCTACGCGGCGATGGGTGCGGCCTGGGTGATCTACAAGACCGAGGGCGAGTTGCAGAAGAAGGCGGTGCGCTGGCTGCGCACCGCGCTGGTGCTGACCGCGCTCGGCATGGCGGCGGTGTCGCTGGCGACCCCCTTCGCCAGCCCGCGCATCTTCGACAAATGGTTCGTCTGGCCGGAAATGCTCTATCTCTCGCCGCTGCCGATCCTGTCGGCGCTGCTGTTCCTGTGGCTGTGGCGGCAGACTTTCCATCTGCCGAAGCCCGACGACCGCCATGCGTTGATGCCGTTCCTGACGCTGGCCGCCATCTTCGTGCTCGGCTTTGCCGGTCTTGCCTGGTCGTTCTACCCGTTCGTGGTGCCCGACAAATTGACCATCTGGCAGGCGGCGTCGGCGACCGAAAGCCTGGCCATCATCCTGGCCGGCACCGTGGTCGTGCTGCCGATCATCATCTTCTATTCCTTCTATGCCTATCGGGTGTTCGGCGGGAAGGCGACGGACCTGACCTACGACTGA
- a CDS encoding DUF4242 domain-containing protein — protein sequence MRAVGEHDQCPAALKSSVKQWKRELDMPRYVVERTFPNGLSVPMNDAGADALGGVIMRNAEKGVTWVQSFVSPDKKQSFCIYDAPSPEAIRSTAQKNALPVDKITEVRVLDPYFYR from the coding sequence ATGCGCGCCGTCGGCGAGCATGATCAATGTCCAGCCGCGCTCAAATCGAGCGTGAAACAGTGGAAAAGGGAACTTGATATGCCTCGCTATGTGGTTGAACGCACATTTCCCAACGGCCTCAGCGTGCCGATGAACGATGCCGGCGCCGACGCGCTGGGCGGTGTCATCATGCGCAATGCGGAGAAGGGCGTGACCTGGGTGCAATCCTTCGTATCGCCCGACAAGAAGCAGAGCTTCTGCATCTATGATGCGCCCTCGCCCGAGGCGATCCGCAGCACGGCCCAGAAAAACGCCCTGCCGGTCGACAAGATCACGGAGGTGCGGGTCCTTGACCCTTACTTTTATCGTTGA
- the msrA gene encoding peptide-methionine (S)-S-oxide reductase MsrA encodes MTDIKNRSTGFVRGALAALALAAAGAAFWLTPAVSAEDAVVIPPPALDEKAAAGSETAIFAGGCFWGVQGVFQHVKGVSKAVSGYTGGAKDDAVYETVGTGRTGHAESVEITYDPSKVTYGQLLQVYFSVAHNPTQLNYQGPDSGTQYRSTIFAENDAQKKIAQNYIDQLDKAKLYPAPIVTTIETGKTFYPAENYHQDFLTLNPTYPYIVYNDLPKVANLKQLFPALYSDKPVLVLSASN; translated from the coding sequence ATGACCGATATCAAGAACCGTTCGACCGGCTTTGTCCGGGGCGCGCTCGCCGCACTTGCCTTGGCCGCCGCCGGCGCCGCCTTCTGGCTGACGCCGGCCGTCTCGGCGGAAGACGCCGTCGTCATCCCGCCGCCGGCGCTGGACGAAAAGGCGGCTGCGGGCAGCGAGACGGCAATCTTCGCCGGCGGCTGCTTCTGGGGCGTGCAGGGCGTGTTCCAGCACGTCAAGGGCGTCAGCAAGGCTGTCTCCGGCTACACCGGGGGCGCCAAGGATGACGCCGTCTACGAAACCGTCGGCACCGGCCGCACCGGCCATGCCGAATCCGTCGAGATCACCTACGATCCCTCGAAAGTCACCTACGGCCAGCTGCTGCAGGTCTATTTCTCGGTCGCCCACAATCCGACGCAGCTGAACTACCAGGGACCGGACTCCGGCACGCAGTACCGCTCGACGATCTTTGCCGAAAACGACGCGCAGAAGAAGATCGCGCAGAATTATATCGACCAGCTCGACAAGGCCAAGCTCTATCCGGCACCGATCGTCACCACGATCGAGACCGGCAAGACCTTCTACCCGGCCGAGAACTACCACCAGGACTTTCTGACGCTGAACCCGACCTATCCCTACATCGTCTACAACGACCTGCCTAAGGTGGCGAACCTGAAGCAGCTGTTCCCGGCGCTGTACAGCGACAAGCCGGTGCTGGTGCTGTCGGCGAGCAATTGA